In a single window of the Cucurbita pepo subsp. pepo cultivar mu-cu-16 chromosome LG18, ASM280686v2, whole genome shotgun sequence genome:
- the LOC111779672 gene encoding uncharacterized protein LOC111779672 → MRSDARTGTLKFLCSYGGKILPRRTDGKLRYVGGLTRVLAVDRSVSYSELMVKLGEFCGSTVTLKCQLPGGDLETLISVRSDEDLANIVEEYDRASSSLSHPLQIRAILSPPKSLKQISPPSSVDFTLPNSPCHGVDSLPSSPQYGINDRISSPSCRFSRQISSPPNKYFVGPRNCHGRTCSHGSPRFLYSSPHCAHGN, encoded by the exons ATGAGGTCTGATGCGCGTACGGGAACCCTGAAGTTTCTGTGTAGCTATGGCGGCAAGATTCTTCCCCGTCGAACCGATGGTAAACTCCGTTACGTTGGTGGTCTTACCAGAGTTTTAGCCGTCGATCGCTCTGTCTCGTATTCCG AGTTAATGGTGAAGCTTGGAGAATTCTGTGGTTCTACCGTTACATTGAAGTGCCAATTGCCAGGCGGAGACTTGGAAACCTTGATTTCTGTTAGATCTGACGAAGATTTGGCCAATATCGTTGAGGAATACGATCGTGCTTCTTCGTCGTTGTCGCATCCTCTTCAAATCAGAGCCATTCTTTCGCCTCCGAAGTCTCTCAAGCAAATTTCTCCTCCGTCGAGTGTGGACTTCACTCTTCCTAATTCTCCATGCCACGGTGTGGATTCGCTTCCGAGCTCGCCGCAATACGGAATCAACGACCGGATCTCTTCTCCTTCGTGCAGATTCAGTCGTCAGATCTCCTCGCCTCCTAATAAATACTTCGTTGGACCGCGAAATTGCCATGGAAGAACCTGTTCCCATGGGAGCCCTAGGTTTTTGTACTCCAGCCCCCACTGTGCTCACGGGAACTGA